A part of Aspergillus oryzae RIB40 DNA, chromosome 7 genomic DNA contains:
- a CDS encoding SAC3/GANP domain protein (leucine permease transcriptional regulator) codes for MSSGIPPWRVSASATATAQTYPTHATPAYIPVQARRSLAHTAVASPTPTPASQPSDAEAARKRVEWPAPVRLYVQRSFAPEHQMSSVSREEMESKLKAVITEAAENNKLDKIDWASLPLPQVMVQNERNRILASPNVPAWSAVATQKYESSSDASSRKRKSVEYNGDANSCPPWRQTNNHNAFEDRITYSPTDKRQRIDHKNTSKSKANLELRRKRFEEPRARYGSSPSSRDDSPSPSANQGPVVGRCQDLEKNYFRLTSAPNPDTVRPLPVLVKTLDLLKKKWKRDNNYNYICDQFKSLRQDLTVQHIRNEFTVSVYEIHARIALEKGDLGEYNQCQTQLRALYAQQLGGHPTEFKAYRILYFIHTRNWTAMNDALADLTAADKRDPAVKHALDVRSALALGNYHRFFQLYLDTPNMGAYLMDMFVDRERLSALTAICKAYKPDVNIRFITEELGFESDEQSAHFILDHTSEDLLQEKDGAVRLLTGAKAAQLFEAAKADAHRIVDIKGQI; via the exons ATGAGTTCGGGCATTCCACCATGGCGTGTTTCTGCGTCAGCCACCGCAACTGCTCAAACATATCCCACGCATG CGACCCCAGCGTACATCCCCGTTCAAGCACGCCGTAGCCTTGCCCATACAGCCGTGGCGAGTcccaccccaaccccagcGTCGCAGCCGTCGGATGCCGAAGCCGCTCGCAAACGAGTAGAATGGCCAGCCCCAGTTCGCTTGTATGTACAACGAAGTTTTGCTCCGGAACATCAAATGTCCTCAGTTAGcagagaggaaatggaatCGAAGTTAAAGGCCGTCATTACTGAGGCTGCAGAGAATAACAAGCTGGATAAGATTGACTGGGCAAGCCTGCCATTACCCCAGGTCATGGTCCAGAACGAGCGCAACCGAATCCTGGCCAGCCCCAATGTGCCGGCTTGGAGCGCTGTTGCTACTCAGAAGTATGAGAGCTCCTCCGACGCCTCgtcgaggaaaaggaagtcGGTTGAGTACAACGGGGACGCGAACAGCTGTCCACCATGGAGACAAACTAACAATCACAATGCATTTGAAGACCGAATCACTTATTCCCCAACAGACAAACGCCAACGGATAGATCATAAGAACACAAGTAAGTCCAAAGCTAATCTGGAACTGCGGAGAAAACGCTTCGAGGAACCACGGGCTCGATATGGTTCCTCGCCATCGTCGCGCGATGATTCCCCCTCTCCTAGTGCGAACCAGGGCCCTGTTGTCGGACGGTgccaggatctggagaaaAACTATTTCCGTTTGACCTCAGCGCCGAACCCGGATACCGTCCGCCCTCTGCCGGTCCTGGTCAAGACACTGGAtctgttgaagaagaagtggaagagagaCAACAACTATAACTATATATGCGATCAGTTCAAGTCGCTGCGGCAAGATTTGACTGTGCAGCACATTAGGAATGAGTTTACTGTCAGTGTTTACGAGATTCACGCGCGCATTGctctggagaaaggagatCTTGGTGAGTATAATCAGTGTCAGACTCAGCTGCGCGCGCTGTACGCACAGCAACTTGGGGGCCACCCTACGGAATTCAAGGCGTACCGTATTCTGTATTTCATCCACACCCGCAATTGGACGGCCATGAACGATGCCCTGGCCGATCTAACAGCAGCAGACAAGCGAGACCCTGCTGTCAAACATGCCTTAGATGTCCGCTCAGCTCTTGCGCTTGGAAACTACCACCGTTTCTTTCAACTTTACCTGGACACCCCGAATATGGGAGCTTACCTGATGGACATGTTCGTGGACCGAGAGCGACTGTCTGCGCTGACAGCCATTTGTAAAGC TTACAAGCCCGATGTAAACATCCGTTTCATTACTGAAGAACTTGGTTTCGAGTCTGACGAGCAGAGCGCACACTTCATCCTGGACCACACCTCGGAGGATTTGCTCCAGGAAAAAGATGGAGCCGTGAGGCTGCTTACGGGAGCGAAAGCCGCACAGCTTTTCGAGGCTGCCAAGGCTGATGCTCATCGGATAGTCGACATCAAGGGTCAGATATGA
- a CDS encoding phosphatidylinositol-3-phosphate-binding protein BEM1 (NADPH oxidase), producing MKAIRRSLKGEKDPKPHHHHHLSITPKSAIAILPPKKVIKALYDYQPDPGNTQELAFSKGDFFHVISREDDLDWYEACNPLIPTARGLVPVSFFEVIGKNERNSAGSLDLHKKKESHDSGFSDRAPAAFPGPDFVNGSPKHNPPPAFPRMSTLGKGSSPMVYGVVQYDFQAERPDELDAKAGEAIIVIAQSNPEWFVAKPIGRLGGPGLIPVSFIELRDMQSGQAVTDPLDAVRRAGVPKVEEWKKMTADYKNSSITLGKIDSAAAAANNVNSVTSGMEKMSMSHQSTSHLSQNGNSYHMSHQSMHSYHQPLVAPVAASIPRYCFDNDKYWYIIEAKMEDGRCWELSRYYHDFYDFQIALLTQFEEEAGNRGKPRTLPFMPGPVTHVTDAISNGRRQNLDEYIRKLLSMPPHISRCQLVRELFAPRAGDFEIDPSAFGEDARFSGGSHHSAHEPPRSASRQSSQAQINPSHDRNSHQRAQASISQGNGMPPPMNRQASSLTQVSSSSSGALKVKVSFQGDLIAIRVPNDISFQQLREKLMDRLKINNEIAVQYKDEPSGAYVDLVSDSDLDTAIQRNSKLTLFVELV from the exons ATGAAG GCCATCCGACGCTCCctcaaaggggaaaaagacCCCAaaccccaccaccaccaccatcttTCCATTACGCCCAAGTCAGCCATCGCTATCCTGCCCCCGAAAAAG GTCATCAAAGCTCTTTACGACTACCAACCAGATCCTGGTAATACGCAGGAATTGGCCTTCAGCAAGGGCGACTTTTTTCACGTTATCAGCAGGGAGGACGATTTAGATTGGTACGAAGCGTGCAATCCCCTCATCCCTACCGCTAGGGGGTTGGTACCTGTGTCGTTTTTCGAGGTCATTGgcaagaacgaaagaaataGCGCCGGCTCGCTGGACCTTCATAAGAAGAAGGAATCCCACGACTCCGGTTTCTCTGATCGAGCTCCAGCTGCCTTCCCCGGTCCCGACTTTGTCAACGGTTCGCCGAAACACAACCCTCCCCCCGCCTTCCCGAGAATGTCAACACTGGGCAAGGGCTCGAGTCCCATGGTCTATGGGGTCGTCCAATACGACTTTCAGGCCGAGCGGCCCGATGAGTTAGATGCCAAAGCCGGCGAggccatcatcgtcatcgccCAGTCCAACCCGGAATGGTTTGTCGCCAAACCCATCGGTCGCCTGGGCGGCCCCGGTCTCATTCCAGTCTCGTTCATTGAACTAAGGGACATGCAGTCGGGTCAAGCGGTGACGGATCCCCTGGACGCCGTGCGACGTGCCGGAGTACCCAAggtggaggaatggaagaagatgaccgCCGACTACAAGAATAGCAGTATCACGCTGGGCAAGATCGACTCcgctgcggcggcggcgaatAATGTGAACTCGGTGACCTCCGGCATGGAAAAGATGTCCATGAGCCACCAGAGTACCTCCCATCTAAGCCAAAACGGCAATTCCTAT CATATGTCTCACCAATCGATGCACAGCTACCACCAGCCCCTGGTGGCCCCGGTCGCCGCGTCCATTCCGCGCTACTGCTTCGACAACGATAAATACTGGTACATCATCGAGGCGAAGATGGAGGACGGTCGCTGCTGGGAGCTCTCCCGATACTATCATGACTTTTATGACTTTCAGATCGCGCTCTTGACgcagtttgaagaagaggctGGGAACCGAGGCAAGCCACGGACCTTGCCCTTCATGCCCGGCCCCGTTACCCACGTTACCGATGCGATCTCCAACGGCCGCCGCCAGAACTTGGACGAGTATATTCGGAAACTGCTTAGCATGCCTCCTCACATCTCTCGTTGTCAGCTGGTCCGGGAATTGTTTGCTCCTCGTGCAGGCGACTTCGAGATCGACCCCAGCGcgtttggagaagatgcgcGGTTCTCCGGTGGGTCGCACCACTCCGCGCATGAGCCCCCCCGCAGCGCTTCCCGCCAGTCCTCGCAGGCCCAGATCAACCCTTCGCACGACCGTAACTCGCACCAGCGCGCCCAGGCGTCGATATCGCAGGGCAACGGCATGCCTCCCCCGATGAACCGACAGGCCAGCTCTCTGACGCAGGTCTCCAGCTCGAGCAGCGGCGCATTGAAAGTGAAGGTATCCTTCCAGGGCGATCTCATCGCGATTCGGGTCCCGAACGACATTAGCTTTCAGCAGCTGCGGGAGAAGCTCATGGATCGCCtgaagatcaacaatgaaaTCGCGGTGCAATACAAGGACGAGCCGTCGGGCGCCTATGTGGATCTGGTCAGCGACAGCGATCTCGACACGGCCATCCAACGCAATTCCAAACTGACGCTATTCGTTGAGCTCGTTTGA
- a CDS encoding uncharacterized protein (predicted protein), whose product MPWNVGAVDHCGSMFAQWTAVEAGNIFIELLLPCMVILMVWDLRVASATKITVVMAFSLQLLATIPIIVRLVLLQQSTTADNAANPTFTITDTVVVTEVAMHFSLMSATFPCLRKFLQVFDLNMGATTHMDCEPGGTYYSRSRSAGSYALQSMERGSRVGNEELPGAKSRFNSRGQCQTVTTVSGGLSDGVNTQKSHQNRALDDAEMRSIDSDGSQHAIIRRTQWEVKVE is encoded by the exons ATGCCATGGAACGTCGGGGCAGTAGATCATTGTGGCAGCATG TTTGCCCAATGGACGGCAGTTGAGGCGGGAAACATCTTCattgagcttctccttccatgcATGGTCATTCTAATGGTGTGGGATCTACGCGTGGCCTCAGCGACCAAGATAACCGTGGTGATGGCCTTTTCGCTTCAGTTGCT AGCAACAATCCCCATCATTGTGCGTCTCGTACTCCTCCAGCAAAGCACGACAGCAGACAATGCCGCCAACCCGACGTTCACAATCACCGACACCGTCGTGGTTACAGAAGTGGCAATGCACTTTTCCCTTATGTCGGCCACATTTCCGTGCCTTCGCAAGTTCCTCCAGGTATTCGACTTGAACATGGGTGCCACAACGCACATGGACTGTGAGCCAGGTGGCACTTACTACAGTCGGTCTCGCTCGGCAGGGAGCTATGCGCTCCAGTCGATGGAGCGAGGTTCCCGAGTGGGAAATGAGGAGCTGCCTGGTGCAAAATCTCGGTTTAATTCCAGAGGGCAATGTCAGACGGTCACAACAGTATCGGGGGGCTTGAGTGATGGGGTCAATACACAGAAGTCGCATCAGAATCGTGCCCTTGACGATGCTGAGATGAGGAGTATCGACAGTGATGGAAGTCAGCATGCGATTATCAGGCGGACGCAGTGGGAGGTTAAGGTGGAGTGA
- a CDS encoding uncharacterized protein (predicted protein) produces MDPRCVDRTTKYQDMIAQIRENFSARTLDGRIQIDVSTHAEMDPIAAFFPMYCPEPRATFFRLPTLRPSMIWVLGEKSYLRLDEVREGIKICGHGIGGSGGDSQGKVKEAVIPKGSHLFPFENVAEAAEISSA; encoded by the exons ATGGACCCCCGCTGTGTGGATCGCACGACGAA GTACCAAGATATGATCGCTCAGATACGTGAAAACTTCTCTGCACGCACACTAGACGGTCGAATTCAGATTGACGTTTCAACTCATGCCGAGATGGACCCCATTGCTGCTTTTTTCCCTATGTATTGCCCGGAGCCACGCGCCACGTTCTTTCGTCTTCCAACCCTTCGACCGTCGATGATATGGGTTCTGGGAGAGAAAAGCTATCTTCGACTCGATGAGGTCCGTGAAGGGATCAAAATATGTGGTCACGGCATTGGAGGGAGTGGAGGAGACTCGCAGGGGAAGGTAAAAGAAGCCGTGATACCAAAGGGCAGCCATCTATTCCCTTTTGAAAATGTGGCCGAGGCCGCTGAAATTAGTTCCGCATag
- a CDS encoding ankyrin repeat domain-containing protein (ankyrin repeat) yields the protein MSLLNLPNEVLLLIIETLSSQKDILYFLMTSRRIYHIQQVDPLYKFNIKFGGSSSLRWYSRKGHTLPIEALLKRGADLECTNERGWTPLIYAALYGHEEVVRLLLEKGAVLECTDERGYTPLIYAASLGHKDVVRLLLENGADLDNDDHPYGRTPVIWAAMNGHEDVVGLLLEKGARLGLVDNEYHRTPVIWAAKKGNEGVVRLLLARGIDLSHGDGEGYTPLAWAAIEGHEGVVRLLLEKSADFKNKIEAAVHQCYGLPKENTRMWSDYCLKKVLISSTKTFTAVHQWCMLSQQDMRVYLGCYLRTVLSCGVYLNGVTPD from the coding sequence ATGTCTCTCCTCAATCTTCCAAATGAAGTACTCCTTCTGATCATCGAAACCCTATCGAGTCAGAAGGACATTCTATACTTTTTGATGACAAGTCGCCGAATCTATCATATTCAACAAGTGGATCCGCTCTACAAATTTAATATCAAGTTTGGCGGAAGCTCATCCCTGCGATGGTACTCTCGAAAGGGTCATACACTACCCATAGAGGCACTGCTCAAAAGGGGCGCTGATCTGGAGTGCACAAATGAGCGTGGTTGGACACCACTGATATATGCCGCTCTCTATGGGCACGAGGAGGTGGTGAGATTATTGCTTGAGAAGGGTGCTGTTCTAGAGTGCACAGATGAGCGTGGTTATACACCACTGATATATGCCGCTTCTTTAGGGCATAAGGATGTGGTTAGACTATTACTTGAAAATGGCGCTGATCTTGATAATGATGATCATCCGTATGGGCGCACACCAGTGATATGGGCTGCTATGAATGGGCACGAGGATGTGGTCGGACTACTGCTTGAAAAAGGTGCTCGTCTTGGTCTTGTCGATAATGAATATCATCGCACACCAGTTATATGGGCAgccaaaaaaggaaacgaggGTGTCGTTAGGCTGCTACTAGCAAGGGGTATTGACCTTAGCCACGGAGATGGGGAAGGTTACACACCATTAGCATGGGCTGCTATAGAAGGACATGAGGGAGTGGTCAGACTATTGCTTGAAAAAAGCGCTGATTTCAAGAACAAAATCGAGGCAGCCGTACACCAGTGTTATGGGCTGCCAAAAGAGAACACGAGGATGTGGTCAGACTATTGCTTGAAAAAGGTGCTGATCTCAAGCACAAAAACTTTCACGGCAGTACACCAGTGGTGTATGCTGTCACAACAGGACATGAGGGTATACTTAGGCTGCTACTTGAGAACGGTGCTGAGCTGTGGTGTGTATCTAAACGGGGTTACACCAGATTAG
- a CDS encoding fungal specific transcription factor domain-containing protein (predicted protein), with translation MGLHRPHSPESSIPFFLSQTRKRVFAASYRTDKNLATFLGRPPRLPYHYCDVGLPLDLDDYSLVLDNLSLDKAVRQLTSDGWGTCNGGLRPATVIRLRYMIARLREQVMELSLGRDSVGSRQNELQPAPVHSKSGYPSGIPLYGVSSRAYSLHDRVGDSSHLIGMSLNAHEQDETIPNVDTLETSEDFLNWLDELGLDTSVPEFFRWQ, from the exons ATGGGCCTACACCGTCCACATTCTCCTGAGtcctccattcccttctttctctcgcaGACCCGCAAGAGGGTTTTTGCAGCATCATATCGCACCGACAAGAATCTTGCTACTTTCCTGGGAAGACCGCCTCGACTTCCCTACCATTACTGCGACGTGGGACTACCCTTGGATCTCGATGACTATAGTCTCGTCCTGGATAACCTTTCCCTCGACAAGGCTGTCAGGCAACTGACATCGGATGGGTGGGGCACGTGCAACGGTGGTCTTCGCCCTGCAACAGTCATCCGGCTGCGATACATGATTGCGAGGTTGCGAGAGCAGGTGATGGAACTGTCCTTGGGGCGGGACTCGGTTGGTTCTAGACAGAATGAACTTCA GCCCGCACCTGTCCATAGTAAGTCTGGTTATCCATCTGGAATACCTCTATACGGTGTTTCAAGTCGAGCGTATTCGTTGCA TGATCGAGTCGGGGATAGTTCCCATTTGATCGGGATGTCCTTGAATGCCCACGAACAAGATGAGACAATACCGAACGTGGATACTCTTGAAACCAGTGAGGACTTCTTAAACTGGCTGGACGAGTTGGGGTTGGACACCAGCGTGCCTGAGTTCTTTCGGTGGCAGTAG
- a CDS encoding uncharacterized protein (predicted protein), whose product MGVTSASQPTYLGSTSFISAFDHGQQDMCLSTPKTAHASTLRKAWSADFTHVFPRLVQLLRPLRLYEDLVTDKYYRSSFTVIPAPLVLTPLRLLRNHWDRERWPHEGLGSQITQNTATQSIKVEANMTTDRFYNLFTGANLRWEFVGIIFAMAGLGASVSSSSPLLSLNGKDEISSDAFTMEMAAASHACLEICRQYDNVNDLVVWLNYAYFVLASNIMGETSNANALYSAMHKANRE is encoded by the coding sequence ATGGGCGTGACGTCTGCCTCCCAGCCAACTTACTTGGGATCCACCAGCTTTATATCTGCATTTGACCATGGTCAACAAGATATGTGCCTCTCAACACCGAAAACAGCACATGCATCCACCCTGCGCAAGGCATGGAGTGCCGACTTCACTCACGTGTTTCCCCGACTGGTGCAGCTTCTGCGTCCCCTGAGGCTCTATGAAGATTTAGTGACCGACAAATACTATCGAAGCTCGTTCACAGTCATCCCAGCTCCTCTTGTCCTTACTCCCTTAAGGTTGCTTCGAAATCACTGGGACAGGGAGAGATGGCCGCACGAGGGTTTAGGATCCCAGATCACTCAGAACACGGCTACCCAATCGATCAAGGTGGAAGCGAACATGACAACGGACCGGTTTTACAATTTGTTCACCGGTGCGAATCTGCGATGGGAGTTTGTCGGTATCATCTTCGCTATGGCGGGACTCGGTGCCAGCGTgtcgtcttcctccccgtTGTTATCTCTGAATGGCAAGGATGAAATCAGTTCTGACGCCTTTACCATGGAGATGGCAGCTGCAAGTCATGCATGTCTTGAAATCTGCAGGCAGTACGACAATGTGAATGACTTGGTGGTTTGGCTGAACTACGCGTATTTCGTATTGGCATCAAATATAATGGGAGAGACAAGTAATGCCAATGCACTCTATAGCGCAATGCACAAGGCTAATAGAGAATAG
- a CDS encoding uncharacterized protein (H+/oligopeptide symporter), producing the protein MSTGDDIEGQKVATSNESKGDPQQFQTVVSAHDEEDLLPVVDDVSFPVWLIAFVGAAERFAWYGPTTPLHESFSKNYIQHSPSSNIPGVLGLREAMATNIVNAMMAAGYLATIPAAVMADMWLGRYRTILVSALVQLCGSAILFETSFPRAVQAGAAEGGLATAIVLISPGSGGVRSSIAPFIGMSQWKHQLPGVDNLFELTGHSGAVKVVKNGQKSRAYNPIYLQCVLLVFRPRASFRHLALLTPRPMMVNVGGLSALMTTILEKYVGYWVAYLVPLCMMVLSVVPLLAWRHTLVQRPPSGSVLPQASRAMMDEAKPEKQQEKHHRQVPWTDTFIDELKSGLLACRVFLLFPVHWLCLNQTFNNLISQAGQMVNSGVPNDTIKSPNPIASIILTPVASKGSDSGPWPGLPWDSYFSTSLWFTPRSCRNYARSQIMARFPIKSPCSLQAPIYVLGAIAEIFCFTTGTEYAYKKAPKTMKSMIQSVWMATAGVGACLAMAFTPITKDLHLVIMYSSLAGVMAMTTVLFGAFFGKHNREKTLLL; encoded by the exons ATGAGCACAGGAGACGATATCGAAGGACAGAAAGTGGCCACATCCAATGAAAGTAAAGGGGATCCACAGCAGTTTCAAACGGTAGTAAGTGCgcatgacgaagaagatttACTTCCTGTGGTAGACGACGTATCCTTCCCAGTATGGTTGATCGCGTTCGTGGGAGCTGCCGAGCGTTTCGCCTGGTATGGGCCGACCACCCCTTTGCACGAGTCTTTCT CAAAGAATTACATCCAGCATTCTCCTTCCAGCAATATTCCCGGCGTACTGGGCCTGCGCGAAGCGATGGCAACCAATATTGTGAACGCGATGATGGCTGCCGGTTATCTCGCAACGATCCCAGCAGCAGTCATGGCTGATATGTGGTTGGGTCGCTATAGAACTATTCTGGTCTCTGCTCT CGTCCAACTCTGCGGCTCTGCGATTTTGTTCGAGACCTCCTTTCCTCGCGCCGTTCAAGCCGGTGCCGCAGAAGGTGGATTAGCCACCGCTATCGTGCTCATCTCTCCAGGCTCAGGAGGCGTGCGATCCTCCATCGCTCCATTTATCGGTATGTCACAATGGAAGCACCAGTTGCCTGGAGTTGACAACCTCTTCGAGCTGACCGGCCATAGCGGAGCA GTCAAGGTAGTAAAGAACGGACAAAA ATCGAGAGCTTACAATCCAATATATCTACAATgtgtactactagtatttCGTCCCCGTGCCTCGTTTCGACATCTAGCACTGTTGACACCTCGCCCTATGATGGTGAATGTGGGTGGACTGTCGGCCCTGATGACCACAATTCTTGAGAAGTATGTTGGATACTGGGTCGCGTACCTGGTGCCCTTGTGCATGATGGTTCTATCGGTTGTGCCATTGCTGGCGTGGCGACATACGCTCG TCCAACGCCCACCAAGTGGCTCTGTGCTGCCACAAGCCAGTAGAGCAATG ATGGACGAGGCCAAGCCagaaaaacaacaagagaagcACCACCGACAGGTGCCCTGGACCGATACATTCATTGACGAGTTGAAGAGTGGATTACTCGCATGTCGGGTTTT TCTCCTCTTTCCCGTTCATTGGTTGTGCCTGAATCAAACCTTCAATAACCTCATTTCCCAGGCCGGACAGATGGTTAATTCCGGAGTTCCGAACGACACCATCAAGTCACCCAACCCTATTGCCAGCATTATCCTGACTCCAGTGGCCTCAAAGG GATCCGATTCGGGCCCATGGCCCGGATTGCCATGGGATTCCTATTTCTCAACCTCGCTATGGTTTACACCGCGATCCTGCAGAAATTA TGCCCGGAGTCAGATCATGGCCAGATTCCCAATCAAATCTCCATGTTCCCTGCAAGCACCAATCTACGTCCTCGGTGCAATTGCGGAAATCTTCTGTTTCACCACGGGGACAGAATACGCCTACAAAAAAGCCCCAAAGACGATGAAATCGATGATTCAATCGGTGTGGATGGCCACCGCTGGAGTTGGAGCTTGCCTGGCCATGGCTTTTACGCCAATAACCAAGGACCTTCATCTGGTTATCATGTATTCGTCATTGGCGGGCGTCATGGCCATGACAACGGTTTTGTTCGGGGCATTCTTTGGGAAGCACAATAGAGAGAAGACCCTCCTTCTATGA
- a CDS encoding sugar porter family MFS transporter (predicted transporter (major facilitator superfamily)): MLPFKTLFSAIFLAVGGFLFGYDSGIITSTISLPTFQEYFTNPSDTVTGGIVSAFQGGAILGTIVNMVWADWLGRKRTILTGSVISCLGCALQAGSVNMAMLIIGRFIAGMAVGMLTATIPMYAAELSEPKWRATLSGLLQWMLSWGFLVAQWLGYGCSFSSSEFAWRFPLAFQNIPGLILIAGIWFLDESPRWLMEKDRHDEAKVVLTRLRGNSSPDLIELEFREIRDVIEADRAAGNTSWKTILTKPSWRRRLILGCGVQAFGPLSGINVINYYGPRIYQILGIDNNQTSLMIIGISGALSIVYCTICLYLVDKVGRVKPLIVSAAFLGASLLVNAVQAQYMNPNNPHQLRSMVAMNFVFSLFYTPLGIISWVYPAEIFPVEVRALGNALTTFTNWTVNLIFAQFTPGALSSVGFKYFYLFFALNLIAMLCYYFFYPETKGRTLEQIDELFGDQLVPHALEDPEGAQAAMEKEAQVAHVEN; encoded by the exons ATGTTGCCTTTCAAGACCCTATTCTCCGCCATTTTCTTGGCTGTAGGAG GTTTTCTCTTCGGCTATGATAGCGGTATAATTACCTCCACGATCTCGCTACCCACATTCCAAGAGTACTTCACCAACCCCAGTGACACCGTCACTGGTGGTATTGTTTCAGCATTCCAGGGAGGCGCTATTCTCGGTACAATAGTGAACATGGTCTGGGCTGATTGGTTAGGTCGAAAGCGAACAATCCTGACAGGTTCCGTTATCTCCTGTCTCGGCTGCGCATTACAAGCTGGTTCCGTGAATATGGCGATGCTTATTATTGGCCGCTTCATTGCTGGAATGGCCGTGGGAATGCTCACAGCTACGATCCCTATGTACGCGGCTGAGTTATCTGAGCCAAAATGGCGTGCTACTCTTTCTGGGTTGCTTCAATGGATGTTGAGCTGGGGCTTTCTTGTTGCTCAGTGGCTTGGATACGGttgctccttttcctcttcggAATTTGCAT GGAGATTCCCTCTTGCCTTTCAGAATATACCCGGTCTAATTCTAATTGCCGGCATTTGGTTCCTCGATGAGTCACCTCGTtggctgatggagaaggacaGACATGACGAAGCCAAGGTGGTCCTTACACGGCTTCGAGGAAATTCCTCCCCTGACCTGATAGAGCTGGAATTCCGCGAGATTCGAGACGTCATCGAGGCCGATCGTGCTGCTGGAAATACCTCTTGGAAGACAATCTTGACGAAACCATCCTGGCGCCGTAGATTGATTCTTGGTTGTGGTGTGCAGGCATTTGGACCTCTCTCCGGCATCAATGTTATTAATTA TTACGGTCCCCGGATTTACCAGATTTTGGGCATCGACAACAACCAAACTTCGCTCATGATCATTGGGATCAGTGGAGCGCTTTCCATCGTGTACTGCACCATCTGTCTCTATCTCGTGGACAAGGTTGGACGTGTTAAGCCGCTGATTGTTTCTGCTGCATTTCTCGGGGCGTCTCTGCTCGTCAACGCCGTCCAAGCCCAATACATGAACCCCAATAACCCACATCAGCTGCGGTCAATGGTCGCCATGAATTTCGTATTTAGTCTCTTCTACACTCCTCTGGGCATCATTTCTTGG GTCTACCCTGCAGAAATCTTCCCCGTTGAGGTCCGCGCGCTCGGCAATGCCCTTACCACATTTACCAATTGGACGGTCAACTTAATCTTCGCACAGTTCACACCAGGCGCTCTGTCCTCGGTAGGGTTCAAGTACTTTTACCTGTTCTTCGCGCTGAATCTCATCGCGATGCTCTGCTACTACTTCTTCTATCCAGAGACCAAAGGGCGCACTCTGGAGCAGATCGATGAACTGTTCGGCGACCAGCTCGTACCACACGCCCTGGAAGATCCGGAAGGTGCACAAGCAGCCATGGAAAAGGAGGCACAGGTGGCCCATGTGGAGAACTGA